The following nucleotide sequence is from Chloroflexia bacterium SDU3-3.
GCGGCCCGCCTTGCCGCTGCCGCCGGTCACAACAATCTTTTTCATAGCGCTCGGTGGCTAGCGCGCAGCCGTCGTGGCCCCGCGCTAGATAATCGGATCGTGACACGAGATCAGCTTGGTGCCATCGGGGAAGGTCGCCTCGATCTGCACGATCGTCAGCATGTCCGGCACCGCATCCATCACATCATCGCGGCCTACGACGTGGCGGCCAAGCTCCATCAGCTCGGCCACGCTCTTTCCGTCGCGCGCGCCCTCCAGCAGGGCCTCAGCGATCAGCGCGGTGGCCTCGGCCACATTCAGTTTCAGGCCGCGCCCTCGGCGTTTGCGCGCGAGGTCGGCGGCGACGTAGATCAGCAGTTTCTCCTGCTCGCGTGGGGTCAGCAGCATGGGAACCCTCCAGCAGCTCTCGCCGAAGTGAAAGAGAATGCTGCGAGTATACCCGCGCATCCTAGCAGGGTCAAGTGCGGGGCACAGCAGAGCGCAGGGCTGCGCGTTCTCGACAGAGCGCTGATTCTTTTACCACCAAGGCTCCAAGGCACCAAGGAAGAAAAGAGAACGGATACCACCAA
It contains:
- a CDS encoding urease subunit gamma yields the protein MLLTPREQEKLLIYVAADLARKRRGRGLKLNVAEATALIAEALLEGARDGKSVAELMELGRHVVGRDDVMDAVPDMLTIVQIEATFPDGTKLISCHDPII